In Aeromicrobium marinum DSM 15272, one genomic interval encodes:
- a CDS encoding copper transporter, translated as MINFRYHLVSLAAVFLALAAGLGLGAGLLADDGSGSDTTTDARIDPAVVAFENAYAARTSGALLDGTLTNARVLVVTAPGARSAEVEGLTAALDQAGATVVGEVALTGQLLDASNRQFAEGVAQESAAGVEGLDATGDSYGRIGAALARALVGRDDLSLDDPAATIRAAFVEGGLIDLASAPADRADLVLVVTGTSPAGNARGSILADFTSAFAAAGRGAALVGPALTSLENGVLTQARASDASSGFATVDVTDTAAGRAVAVLALARASAGEYGSWGTSRSADGALPD; from the coding sequence GTGATCAACTTCCGTTACCACCTGGTGTCGCTGGCGGCCGTCTTCCTCGCGCTGGCGGCCGGCCTGGGTCTGGGGGCCGGACTGCTGGCCGACGACGGCTCCGGCTCCGACACCACCACCGATGCCCGGATCGATCCGGCGGTGGTCGCGTTCGAGAACGCCTACGCGGCGCGCACGTCGGGAGCCCTGCTCGACGGCACGCTCACGAACGCGCGCGTCCTGGTGGTCACGGCGCCCGGCGCCCGCTCGGCCGAGGTCGAGGGGCTCACGGCGGCGCTCGACCAGGCGGGAGCCACGGTCGTGGGCGAGGTGGCCCTGACCGGTCAGCTGCTCGACGCGTCGAACCGGCAGTTCGCCGAGGGCGTCGCGCAGGAGTCGGCAGCCGGGGTCGAGGGGCTCGACGCGACGGGTGACAGCTACGGCCGCATCGGTGCGGCTCTCGCCCGCGCGCTCGTGGGTCGCGACGACCTGTCCCTGGACGACCCGGCCGCCACGATCCGTGCCGCGTTCGTCGAGGGCGGTCTGATCGATCTGGCCTCGGCCCCCGCGGACCGGGCCGACCTCGTCCTGGTGGTCACGGGCACCAGCCCGGCCGGCAACGCACGGGGGTCGATCCTGGCCGACTTCACCAGCGCCTTCGCCGCGGCCGGCCGCGGTGCGGCCCTCGTGGGACCGGCCCTCACCAGCCTGGAGAACGGTGTCCTGACGCAGGCGCGGGCCAGCGACGCCTCGAGCGGCTTCGCCACTGTCGACGTCACCGACACCGCGGCGGGCCGGGCGGTGGCCGTGCTGGCCCTCGCGCGCGCCTCGGCCGGGGAGTACGGCTCATGGGGCACCAGCCGCAGCGCCGACGGTGCGTTGCCGGACTGA
- a CDS encoding site-specific tyrosine recombinase XerD — protein sequence MTGATVTVGQAVADYLSHLGVERGLADNTLLSYRRDLRRYLGYLAEIGREQPDEITEADLLGFVALLRTGDDLTGPLGAASVARHVVTVRGLHRFWLREQLVATDVAGAVKPPRPAQRLPKALALEQVEAILDAAGAPGTRLAQRDRALLELLYGTGARISEAVGIDVDDLDLDESTLLLRGKGGKHRIVPVGSFAATAIGDYLVGARVALSSTAASPALFLNSRGGRLSRQSAWTVLTRAARRAGVETDVSPHTLRHSFATHLLDGGADVRVVQELLGHASVTTTQIYTLVTVERLREVYATAHPRAVR from the coding sequence ATGACCGGGGCGACCGTCACGGTCGGCCAGGCCGTCGCGGACTACCTCTCCCATCTCGGGGTCGAGCGCGGACTCGCCGACAACACGTTGCTGTCGTACCGGCGGGACCTGCGTCGCTACCTGGGCTACCTCGCGGAGATCGGGCGCGAGCAGCCCGACGAGATCACCGAGGCGGACCTGCTGGGGTTCGTCGCCCTGCTGCGGACGGGCGACGACCTCACCGGTCCGCTCGGTGCCGCGAGTGTCGCCCGGCACGTGGTGACCGTGCGCGGCCTGCACCGGTTCTGGCTGCGCGAACAGCTCGTCGCGACCGACGTCGCCGGAGCGGTCAAGCCGCCCCGGCCCGCCCAGCGGCTGCCCAAGGCGTTGGCGCTGGAGCAGGTCGAGGCCATCCTCGACGCTGCCGGGGCGCCCGGCACCCGGTTGGCCCAGCGCGACCGCGCGCTGCTCGAGCTCCTCTACGGCACGGGGGCGCGGATCTCCGAGGCCGTGGGCATCGACGTCGACGACCTCGACCTCGACGAGAGCACGTTGCTGCTGCGCGGCAAGGGCGGCAAGCACCGGATCGTGCCGGTCGGCAGCTTCGCCGCAACCGCGATCGGGGACTACCTGGTGGGGGCACGGGTCGCGCTCTCCTCGACGGCGGCCAGTCCGGCGCTGTTCCTGAACTCCCGTGGAGGACGCCTGTCGCGTCAGAGCGCGTGGACCGTCCTGACCCGCGCGGCTCGCCGCGCGGGGGTCGAGACCGACGTGTCGCCCCACACCCTGCGGCACTCGTTCGCCACCCACCTGCTGGACGGTGGCGCCGACGTCCGGGTGGTGCAGGAGCTGCTCGGCCACGCCTCGGTGACGACCACCCAGATCTACACGTTGGTGACCGTCGAACGACTGCGCGAGGTGTATGCGACTGCGCATCCTCGGGCGGTGCGGTGA
- a CDS encoding segregation and condensation protein A, whose amino-acid sequence MSSSDTAEETTAGFSVNLVNFEGPFDLLLQLISKHQMDVTDVALSQVTGEFIAYIGQLGGDLEQTTQFLLVASTLLDLKTARLLPQAEVEDEEDLALLEARDLLFARLLQYRAFKVVAGHLAGRLAAEEHRHPRAVGLEPRFAALLPEVLISVTPDDLARLAAAAFTPAPVPVLSLAHLHAPQVSVREQAHLVVDRLRRERTLTFRTLTSDAPDLMTRVARFLALLELFREGMVAFEQASPLGDLHLRWTGSDDGEVDVGVEFDAPPDTGEVHVVPADLLDPGLDDPSTPDDPEESDA is encoded by the coding sequence ATGTCCTCCTCCGACACGGCCGAGGAGACCACCGCCGGGTTCTCGGTGAACCTGGTCAACTTCGAAGGCCCCTTCGACCTGCTGCTCCAGCTGATCTCCAAGCACCAGATGGACGTCACCGACGTGGCCCTGTCGCAGGTCACCGGCGAGTTCATCGCCTACATCGGACAGCTCGGCGGTGACCTCGAGCAGACGACCCAGTTCCTGCTGGTGGCCTCGACGCTGCTGGACCTGAAGACGGCCAGGCTGCTGCCGCAGGCCGAGGTGGAGGACGAGGAGGATCTCGCCCTCCTGGAGGCCCGGGACCTGCTGTTCGCCCGGTTGCTGCAGTACCGCGCCTTCAAGGTCGTCGCCGGCCATCTGGCCGGACGCCTGGCCGCCGAGGAGCACCGGCATCCCCGAGCCGTGGGCCTGGAGCCACGCTTCGCCGCGCTCCTGCCGGAGGTGCTGATCTCGGTCACCCCGGACGACCTCGCTCGGCTCGCGGCGGCAGCCTTCACCCCCGCCCCGGTGCCGGTACTCTCGCTGGCCCACCTGCACGCCCCTCAGGTGAGCGTGCGTGAGCAGGCCCATCTGGTGGTCGACCGGCTGCGCCGCGAACGGACGCTGACCTTCCGGACGCTGACCTCCGACGCCCCGGACCTCATGACCCGCGTGGCCCGGTTCCTGGCGCTGCTCGAGCTGTTCCGTGAGGGCATGGTGGCGTTCGAGCAGGCGAGCCCGCTGGGGGACCTGCACCTGCGGTGGACCGGCTCGGACGACGGCGAGGTGGACGTGGGCGTGGAGTTCGACGCGCCACCCGACACCGGCGAGGTGCACGTGGTGCCCGCCGACCTGCTCGACCCGGGGCTGGACGACCCCTCCACCCCCGACGACCCGGAGGAATCCGATGCCTGA
- a CDS encoding pseudouridine synthase produces the protein MSDELSTDGIRLQKVLAQAGLGSRRRCEQLMAEGHVEVNGEITTQMGIRVDPATDVIHVDGRRLPPPSDHVYVLLNKPRGVVTSMADERGRPDLRSLLADRTERLFHVGRLDTDTSGLLMMTNDGDLAHRLAHPSFEFTKTYVALVEGVVDPAVGTRLKSGVELDDGPATVDRFRIKDTSQGRSLVELDLHMGRNRIVRRLLAEVGHPVVELTRTAFGPLRLAGLGSGRARDLTRDELGALLDSVAS, from the coding sequence ATGAGTGACGAGCTCTCCACCGACGGGATCCGCCTGCAGAAGGTTCTCGCCCAGGCAGGACTCGGGAGCCGCCGGCGCTGCGAGCAGCTGATGGCCGAGGGGCACGTCGAGGTCAACGGCGAGATCACGACCCAGATGGGCATCCGTGTGGACCCCGCCACCGACGTGATCCACGTCGACGGACGTCGGCTGCCGCCCCCGAGCGACCACGTCTACGTGCTGCTCAACAAGCCCCGCGGCGTCGTGACCTCGATGGCCGACGAACGGGGCCGACCCGACCTCCGGTCCCTGCTGGCCGACCGCACCGAACGGCTGTTCCACGTGGGCCGGCTGGACACCGACACCTCGGGCCTGCTCATGATGACCAACGACGGCGACCTGGCCCATCGCCTGGCCCATCCCTCGTTCGAGTTCACCAAGACCTACGTGGCGCTGGTCGAGGGCGTCGTCGACCCCGCCGTCGGTACCCGTCTGAAGTCGGGGGTCGAGCTCGACGACGGCCCCGCGACCGTCGACCGGTTCCGGATCAAGGACACCTCGCAGGGCCGCTCGCTGGTGGAGCTGGACCTGCACATGGGCCGCAACCGCATCGTGCGGCGGCTGCTGGCCGAGGTCGGTCACCCCGTCGTCGAGCTCACGCGTACCGCCTTCGGTCCGTTGCGCCTGGCCGGGCTGGGATCGGGGCGAGCCCGGGACCTCACCCGCGACGAGCTCGGGGCGCTGCTGGACAGCGTGGCGTCATGA
- a CDS encoding CTP synthase translates to MAGSAVTRHVFVTGGVASSLGKGLTASSLGRLLKSRGLRVTMQKLDPYLNVDPGTMNPFQHGEVFVTDDGAETDLDIGHYERFLDEDLVGRANVTTGQVYSDVIARERRGDYLGDTVQVIPHITNEIKDRMLSMGGPDVDVVIHEIGGTVGDIESQPFLESARQVRHEIGRGHVFFLHVSLVPFIGPSGELKTKPTQHSVAALRSIGIQPDAIVCRSDRPIPTSVKRKISLMCDVEDEAVVTASDAPSIYDIPRVLHSEGLDAYVVRRLDLPFRDVDWTEWDALLRRVHHPADEVTIALVGKYIDLPDAYLSVGEALRAGGFAADTRVVLRWVPSDDCATESGAAQHLGDVDGICVPGGFGIRGIEGKIGALRYARERRIPVLGLCLGLQCMVIEFARHEAGIEQASSTEFDADTPQPVIATMAEQQAFVEGAGDLGGTMRLGRYPAALTPGSVVAELYGSDKIEERHRHRYEVNNAYRQQIEEAGLVFSGTSPDGTLVEFVELPREVHPFYVATQAHPELRSRPTRPHPLFAGLVAAALQRQRETRLPVDAPVAP, encoded by the coding sequence TTGGCAGGTAGCGCGGTCACCAGGCACGTCTTCGTCACCGGAGGCGTCGCATCCTCGCTCGGCAAGGGGCTCACGGCCTCCAGCCTCGGGCGGTTGCTGAAGTCCCGGGGGCTCCGGGTCACGATGCAGAAGCTCGATCCGTACCTCAACGTCGATCCGGGCACCATGAACCCGTTCCAGCACGGTGAGGTGTTCGTCACCGACGACGGGGCGGAGACCGACCTCGACATCGGTCACTACGAGCGCTTCCTCGACGAGGACCTGGTCGGTCGGGCCAACGTGACCACCGGGCAGGTGTACTCCGACGTGATCGCCCGCGAGCGTCGCGGCGACTACCTCGGCGACACCGTCCAGGTCATCCCGCACATCACGAACGAGATCAAGGACCGGATGCTCTCGATGGGCGGTCCTGACGTCGACGTGGTGATCCACGAGATCGGTGGCACCGTCGGCGACATCGAGAGCCAGCCGTTCCTGGAGTCGGCCCGTCAGGTCCGCCACGAGATCGGTCGCGGCCACGTCTTCTTCCTGCACGTCTCGCTCGTCCCGTTCATCGGGCCGTCCGGGGAGCTCAAGACCAAGCCCACCCAGCACTCCGTCGCCGCCCTGAGGTCGATCGGCATCCAGCCCGACGCGATCGTGTGCCGGTCCGACCGGCCCATACCGACCAGCGTCAAGCGCAAGATCTCGCTGATGTGCGACGTCGAGGACGAGGCCGTGGTCACCGCCAGCGACGCCCCGTCGATCTACGACATCCCCCGGGTGCTGCACAGCGAGGGGCTGGACGCGTACGTCGTCCGCCGCCTCGACCTGCCGTTCCGCGACGTCGACTGGACCGAGTGGGACGCCCTGCTGCGACGGGTCCACCACCCGGCGGACGAGGTCACGATCGCGCTGGTCGGCAAGTACATCGACCTGCCCGACGCCTACCTGTCGGTCGGTGAGGCCCTGCGGGCCGGCGGATTCGCGGCCGACACGAGAGTCGTCCTGCGCTGGGTGCCGTCCGACGACTGCGCCACCGAGAGCGGGGCGGCCCAGCACCTGGGGGACGTCGACGGCATCTGTGTGCCCGGCGGCTTCGGGATCCGGGGCATCGAGGGCAAGATCGGGGCCCTGCGCTACGCCCGTGAGCGCCGGATCCCGGTCCTGGGCCTGTGCCTGGGCCTGCAGTGCATGGTCATCGAGTTCGCCCGCCACGAGGCGGGCATCGAGCAGGCCAGCTCGACGGAGTTCGACGCCGACACCCCCCAGCCCGTCATCGCCACGATGGCCGAGCAGCAGGCGTTCGTCGAGGGCGCCGGTGACCTGGGTGGCACCATGCGGCTCGGCCGCTACCCGGCCGCGCTGACACCGGGCAGCGTCGTCGCGGAGCTGTACGGCAGCGACAAGATCGAGGAGCGTCACCGGCACCGCTACGAGGTCAACAACGCCTACCGGCAGCAGATCGAGGAGGCGGGGCTGGTCTTCAGCGGCACCTCGCCGGACGGCACGCTCGTCGAGTTCGTCGAGCTCCCGCGCGAGGTGCACCCGTTCTACGTCGCCACCCAGGCCCACCCGGAGCTGCGGTCGCGTCCGACCCGGCCCCACCCGTTGTTCGCCGGACTGGTGGCCGCCGCCCTGCAGCGTCAGCGGGAGACCAGGCTGCCGGTCGACGCGCCGGTGGCTCCGTGA
- the recN gene encoding DNA repair protein RecN, protein MWHHLALRSLGVIEEAELELDAGFTVITGETGAGKTMVVTALGLLRGDRADPGLVRHGAEQARVEAEISVGTAGRVRAAVEEAGGSVDDTVVVARSVSAKGRSRAHAGGATVPAALLTEITDELVAVHGQSDQHRLLRPTQQRAALDLFCGDELAALRSRYDPAWARWREIDRRLDELTHQAAERAREADALRLGLEEIEQVAPVAGEDDELRAEETRLAHAESLALAADEARGLLVGDAERAEAHAGAGAELAAATSALEAVAQHDPTLDDLVARAREAAILVSELGTDLAGYSAGIDIDPGRLAQVQDRRGALQGLVRKYGPTVDDVLTWAQEGAARLTELDGDDDTIVELRAEHDRLTVTVRDLARAMSQVRAAAGARLGALVDTELAQLSMPAARLTVEVRVLDDREPGPHGIDEVELLFAANSGAGARPLHKGASGGELSRLMLAIEVVLADRSTVPTLVFDEVDAGIGGKAAVEVGRRLAALSDHAQVIAVTHLPQVAAFAQHHFRVLRDDDGNVTSSSVVRLSGQDRVDELARMLAGQEDSTSAQAHARELLGLAGR, encoded by the coding sequence ATGTGGCACCATCTGGCGCTGCGCTCGCTCGGTGTCATCGAGGAGGCGGAGCTCGAGCTCGACGCCGGCTTCACGGTCATCACCGGTGAGACCGGAGCGGGAAAGACCATGGTCGTCACGGCGCTCGGCCTGCTGCGCGGCGACCGTGCCGACCCCGGGCTCGTGCGGCACGGGGCCGAGCAGGCCCGCGTGGAGGCGGAGATCTCGGTGGGCACCGCGGGCCGGGTCCGGGCCGCGGTCGAGGAGGCGGGCGGGTCGGTCGACGACACCGTCGTCGTGGCCAGGTCAGTCTCGGCCAAGGGACGCTCCCGGGCGCACGCCGGTGGAGCCACCGTTCCGGCCGCGCTGCTCACCGAGATCACCGACGAGCTGGTCGCCGTGCACGGGCAGTCCGACCAGCACCGTCTGCTGCGTCCGACGCAGCAGCGCGCCGCGCTCGATCTCTTCTGCGGGGACGAGCTGGCTGCGCTCCGGTCCCGGTACGACCCGGCCTGGGCCCGGTGGCGCGAGATCGACCGCCGGCTCGACGAGCTGACCCATCAGGCGGCCGAGCGGGCGCGCGAGGCGGACGCCCTGCGCCTCGGCCTCGAGGAGATCGAGCAGGTCGCGCCCGTCGCGGGAGAGGACGACGAGCTGCGCGCGGAGGAGACCCGGCTGGCCCATGCCGAGTCCCTGGCGCTGGCCGCCGACGAGGCCCGAGGTCTCCTGGTGGGCGACGCCGAGCGCGCGGAGGCGCACGCCGGTGCGGGCGCAGAGCTCGCGGCGGCGACCTCGGCGCTCGAGGCGGTCGCCCAGCACGACCCGACCCTGGACGACCTGGTGGCCCGTGCCCGCGAGGCAGCCATCCTGGTGAGCGAGCTGGGCACCGACCTGGCCGGGTACTCGGCCGGCATCGACATCGACCCGGGCCGGCTGGCCCAGGTGCAGGACCGCCGGGGAGCCCTGCAGGGACTGGTTCGCAAGTACGGTCCGACCGTCGACGACGTCCTGACCTGGGCGCAGGAGGGCGCCGCCCGACTCACCGAGCTGGACGGGGACGACGACACGATCGTCGAGCTCCGCGCCGAGCACGACCGGTTGACCGTGACGGTCCGCGACCTCGCCCGAGCGATGAGCCAGGTCCGTGCCGCGGCGGGCGCACGACTCGGTGCCCTGGTGGACACCGAGCTGGCCCAGCTGTCGATGCCGGCCGCCCGGCTGACGGTCGAGGTGCGGGTCCTCGACGACCGCGAGCCGGGTCCGCACGGCATCGACGAGGTCGAGCTGTTGTTCGCGGCGAACAGCGGAGCGGGTGCCCGTCCGCTGCACAAGGGTGCGAGCGGCGGTGAGCTGTCGCGTCTGATGCTGGCGATCGAGGTCGTCCTCGCCGACCGCTCGACCGTGCCGACGTTGGTCTTCGACGAGGTCGATGCCGGCATCGGCGGCAAGGCCGCGGTGGAGGTCGGGCGCAGGCTCGCGGCGCTGTCCGACCACGCACAGGTGATCGCCGTGACCCACCTGCCCCAGGTCGCGGCGTTCGCCCAGCACCACTTCCGCGTGCTGAGGGACGACGACGGCAACGTGACCAGCAGCTCGGTGGTCCGGCTGTCCGGGCAGGACCGGGTCGACGAGCTCGCCCGCATGCTCGCCGGCCAGGAGGACTCCACCTCGGCGCAGGCACACGCCCGCGAGCTGCTCGGCCTGGCGGGGCGCTGA
- the steA gene encoding putative cytokinetic ring protein SteA, whose amino-acid sequence MSLFTKSRPAASDDGKPGITGPARLVRPGGDLTAGLRPGDIAVIDRVDLQQSDAERLIQAKVAAVVNLAVSASGRFPNLGPQLLAEHDIALVDQVGQGLVARVRSGDHLRIHEGKIFRDGVLVASGIAQDSQRARADLSAASTDLSTQLDILAVNAADHLRREHAMLLEGVRIPRVSTRLKDRPAVVVSDGFDAAADLAGLRRFILDRDPVLIGAGGGADVILKAGYAPTIVVGGVDALSSAALRSAREVVVTTASGRIENPERLEKHGPDVVRFVASGADTDLAILLADANHAAIIVHAGAPPTLVDFLEQGSGLIGPAFVVRLRAAAKIMDAKAVHHLTTGRISWWPVALLLLAGLVAVGVAIGTTSAGSDLYSTLGDRLSDLTSALEGLLP is encoded by the coding sequence ATGTCCCTCTTCACGAAGTCCCGACCCGCGGCCAGCGACGACGGCAAGCCCGGCATCACCGGTCCAGCACGCCTGGTCCGGCCCGGCGGCGACCTCACGGCCGGGCTGCGGCCCGGCGACATCGCCGTCATCGACCGGGTCGACCTGCAGCAGTCCGACGCGGAACGACTCATCCAGGCCAAGGTGGCGGCCGTCGTCAACCTCGCCGTCTCCGCCAGTGGCCGGTTCCCGAACCTGGGCCCCCAGCTGCTGGCCGAGCACGACATCGCCCTGGTCGACCAGGTCGGGCAGGGCCTGGTGGCCCGGGTCCGCAGTGGTGACCACCTGCGGATCCACGAGGGCAAGATCTTCCGTGACGGGGTGCTGGTCGCCAGCGGGATCGCGCAGGACTCCCAGCGGGCCCGCGCCGACCTGAGCGCCGCGTCGACCGACCTGAGCACCCAGCTCGACATCCTGGCCGTCAACGCGGCCGACCACCTGCGACGCGAGCACGCGATGCTGCTCGAAGGGGTACGGATCCCGCGGGTGAGCACGAGGCTCAAGGACCGGCCGGCGGTCGTGGTCTCGGACGGGTTCGACGCCGCTGCCGACCTCGCCGGCCTGCGCCGGTTCATCCTCGACCGCGACCCCGTGCTGATCGGTGCCGGCGGAGGGGCCGACGTGATCCTGAAGGCCGGCTACGCCCCGACCATCGTCGTGGGTGGGGTCGACGCGCTGTCCTCCGCGGCGCTGCGGAGTGCGCGCGAGGTCGTCGTCACCACGGCGTCGGGCCGCATCGAGAACCCCGAGCGGCTCGAGAAGCACGGCCCCGACGTCGTCCGGTTCGTGGCCAGCGGCGCCGACACCGACCTCGCGATCCTGCTGGCCGACGCCAACCACGCGGCGATCATCGTGCACGCCGGCGCGCCGCCCACGCTGGTCGACTTCCTCGAACAGGGCTCGGGACTCATCGGTCCCGCCTTCGTGGTCCGCCTGCGCGCCGCGGCCAAGATCATGGACGCCAAGGCCGTCCACCACCTGACGACGGGCCGGATCTCGTGGTGGCCGGTCGCCCTGCTCCTGCTGGCCGGCCTGGTCGCCGTGGGGGTCGCGATCGGCACGACCTCGGCCGGGTCGGACCTCTACTCCACGCTCGGGGACCGCCTCTCCGACCTCACCTCGGCCCTCGAAGGACTGCTTCCGTGA
- the scpB gene encoding SMC-Scp complex subunit ScpB — MPDAPLPRGPHELELEMLELRPALEAVLMVADQPLDHLTLAQAVGHPPQDVHDALELLAAEYREAGRGFDLRPVGGGWRFYTREEYASAVERFVLDGQQARLTQAALETMAVVAYRQPISRSRISAIRGVNVDGVVRTLVTRGLIEEAGTDAESGAILYRTTSYFLERMGLGSLADLPEIAPMLPELDDMEDESVPETPAPTTDASPAEVPADE, encoded by the coding sequence ATGCCTGACGCACCTCTGCCCCGCGGTCCCCACGAGCTGGAGCTGGAGATGCTCGAGCTGAGGCCTGCCCTCGAGGCCGTGCTGATGGTCGCCGACCAGCCGCTGGACCACCTCACCCTCGCCCAGGCCGTCGGCCACCCGCCGCAGGACGTCCACGACGCACTGGAACTGCTGGCGGCCGAGTACCGGGAGGCCGGTCGAGGGTTCGACCTGCGTCCGGTCGGGGGAGGGTGGCGCTTCTACACCCGCGAGGAGTACGCCTCTGCTGTCGAGCGGTTCGTCCTCGACGGCCAACAGGCCCGCCTGACGCAGGCGGCCCTGGAGACCATGGCGGTCGTCGCGTACCGGCAGCCGATCAGTCGGTCGCGGATCTCCGCGATCCGTGGGGTCAATGTCGACGGGGTCGTCCGCACCCTGGTGACCCGAGGGCTGATCGAGGAGGCGGGCACCGACGCCGAGAGCGGGGCGATCCTCTACCGGACCACGAGCTACTTCCTGGAGCGGATGGGGCTCGGCAGCCTCGCCGACCTCCCCGAGATCGCCCCGATGCTGCCCGAGCTGGACGACATGGAGGACGAGTCCGTGCCGGAGACCCCGGCCCCGACGACGGATGCCTCGCCCGCGGAGGTGCCGGCCGATGAGTGA
- a CDS encoding NUDIX domain-containing protein, whose protein sequence is MTGGANSAHPHLPGRLAPADLADVPATWPVDSSVTHFDSSYLQMRVDTIVSPVGERLSRAVVQPRGAVGVLAVDPEGRIMLVEQFRHAVGHRMIELPAGILDVEDESPQVGAARELAEEADLVAEHWEPLLTTRSSPGYTSETLLVFRATGLSGVAEADRTVREGEEADMLQWWVDLDDAVDAVLAMRITNGLTVAAILAEKVRRSR, encoded by the coding sequence GTGACGGGCGGAGCGAACAGCGCCCACCCGCACCTGCCGGGTCGTCTCGCGCCGGCCGACCTGGCCGACGTCCCTGCCACCTGGCCGGTCGACTCCTCCGTCACCCACTTCGACAGCTCATACCTGCAGATGCGGGTCGACACGATCGTGTCGCCGGTGGGGGAGCGGCTGTCGCGGGCGGTCGTGCAGCCCCGGGGCGCGGTCGGGGTGCTGGCGGTGGACCCGGAGGGCCGGATCATGCTCGTCGAGCAGTTCCGGCACGCCGTGGGCCACCGCATGATCGAGCTCCCTGCCGGCATCCTGGACGTCGAGGACGAGTCGCCCCAGGTGGGAGCCGCTCGCGAGCTCGCCGAGGAGGCCGATCTGGTCGCCGAGCACTGGGAGCCGCTGCTCACCACCCGCTCGTCGCCCGGCTACACCTCGGAGACCCTGCTGGTCTTCCGTGCCACGGGCCTCTCGGGGGTGGCCGAGGCCGACCGCACGGTGCGTGAGGGCGAGGAGGCCGACATGCTCCAGTGGTGGGTCGACCTCGACGACGCCGTCGACGCCGTGCTGGCCATGCGGATCACCAACGGCCTGACCGTCGCCGCGATCCTCGCCGAGAAGGTGCGGCGCTCGCGATGA
- a CDS encoding ParA family protein yields MSQDLGPTGRPMPVFDDPAPRKPGHATVIAMCNQKGGVGKTTTTINLGAALVETGRRVLLLDFDPQGSLTVGLGFNAHELDQSIYHVLMDRELKLPDIIVPTSVPGLDLAPSNIDLSAAEMRLVTEVGREQVLARVLRDVRDDYDVVLIDCQPSLGLLTVNALTAAHGVIIPLECEYFALRGVALLKETIEKVRERTNPDLEIIGLLGTMFDGRTLHGREVLQTLVEGWGDLVFHTVIRRTIKFSDATVAGEPITEYATTSPGATSYRQLAREVLVRCPAA; encoded by the coding sequence ATGAGCCAGGACCTGGGTCCCACCGGACGCCCGATGCCGGTGTTCGACGACCCGGCCCCGCGGAAGCCCGGCCACGCCACCGTCATCGCGATGTGCAACCAGAAGGGCGGCGTGGGCAAGACCACCACGACGATCAACCTGGGTGCTGCTCTGGTCGAGACCGGCCGTCGCGTCCTGCTGCTGGACTTCGACCCCCAGGGGTCGCTCACCGTGGGTCTGGGGTTCAACGCCCACGAGCTCGACCAGAGTATCTACCACGTCCTGATGGACCGCGAGCTGAAGCTGCCGGACATCATCGTGCCCACCAGCGTCCCCGGCCTCGACCTGGCCCCGTCGAACATCGACCTGTCGGCCGCCGAGATGCGCCTGGTGACCGAGGTCGGCCGTGAGCAGGTGCTGGCCCGGGTGCTGCGTGACGTCCGTGACGACTACGACGTCGTGCTGATCGACTGCCAGCCGTCGCTCGGTCTCCTCACCGTCAATGCCCTCACCGCCGCGCACGGGGTGATCATCCCGCTGGAGTGCGAGTACTTCGCGCTGCGGGGTGTGGCGCTGCTCAAGGAGACCATCGAGAAGGTGCGTGAGCGGACCAACCCCGACCTGGAGATCATCGGTCTGCTCGGCACGATGTTCGACGGTCGCACCCTGCACGGTCGAGAGGTGCTGCAGACCCTGGTCGAGGGGTGGGGCGACCTGGTGTTCCACACCGTCATCCGCCGCACGATCAAGTTCTCCGACGCCACCGTGGCCGGTGAGCCGATCACCGAGTACGCGACGACCTCGCCCGGGGCCACGTCCTACCGGCAGCTCGCCCGGGAAGTGCTGGTGAGATGCCCCGCCGCGTGA